One part of the Candidatus Aquiluna sp. UB-MaderosW2red genome encodes these proteins:
- a CDS encoding ABC transporter ATP-binding protein, which translates to MKLELRGITKRFGSLVANASIDLTVNPGEIHALLGENGAGKSTLMNVLYGLYTADEGEILLDDKVQKFSGPGAAMAAGIGMVHQHFMLIPVFTVAENVVLGHEPVSKFGSLNLAEARKRVIEISDKFGFNVDPDALVEDLPVGIQQRVEIIKALSRDAKILVLDEPTAVLTPQETDELMNIMRQLAQNGTSIVFITHKLREVKEVADAITVIRLGAVVGSASPDASTSELASLMVGREVDMELNKAPANLGQQVLLVEGITVMDDRSHKAVNDVSFSVQAGEILAIAGVQGNGQTEIAEALLGIRDVARGKVTLNGKDITQDSVRKVLEAGVSFIPEDRKKDGLVSEFSIAENLMLDSSYRSRFTKGLNIDFPARRKIAEDLVKRFDVRTPSAQTLASKLSGGNQQKVVVARELSRDGNLLIAAQPTRGVDVGSIEFIHEQILAERDSGRAVILISTELDEVLALADRIAVMYRGKIVGIVTPETSRENLGKMMAGVVA; encoded by the coding sequence GTGAAATTAGAGTTGCGCGGAATCACGAAGCGCTTCGGATCGCTGGTAGCTAACGCTTCAATTGACCTAACGGTCAATCCTGGTGAAATACACGCCCTTTTGGGCGAAAACGGAGCGGGCAAGTCCACCCTGATGAACGTCCTTTATGGCCTCTACACGGCTGATGAGGGTGAAATTCTTTTGGACGATAAGGTTCAGAAATTCTCCGGTCCCGGAGCTGCAATGGCAGCCGGCATCGGGATGGTGCACCAGCACTTTATGCTGATCCCGGTTTTTACCGTGGCGGAAAATGTTGTCTTGGGTCATGAGCCGGTGAGTAAATTCGGTTCTCTGAATCTTGCCGAAGCCCGCAAAAGAGTCATTGAGATTTCGGATAAATTTGGGTTCAATGTAGATCCCGATGCGCTGGTCGAGGACCTGCCGGTCGGCATCCAGCAGCGAGTGGAAATAATCAAGGCGCTTTCGCGCGATGCCAAGATCCTTGTTCTCGATGAGCCAACCGCAGTTCTAACTCCGCAGGAAACCGATGAGTTAATGAACATCATGCGGCAGCTGGCCCAAAACGGAACTTCAATTGTCTTTATTACCCACAAGCTTCGCGAGGTAAAAGAGGTGGCCGATGCCATCACGGTGATCCGCCTGGGTGCCGTGGTGGGCTCCGCATCTCCAGATGCTTCAACCTCTGAGCTGGCCTCTTTGATGGTGGGCCGCGAGGTAGACATGGAGCTCAATAAGGCTCCGGCAAATCTTGGCCAACAAGTGCTTTTGGTCGAGGGCATTACCGTTATGGATGATCGCTCTCACAAGGCCGTCAATGATGTTAGCTTCAGCGTGCAGGCAGGGGAGATTCTGGCAATCGCGGGAGTTCAGGGCAACGGGCAAACCGAGATCGCAGAAGCACTTTTGGGCATTCGCGATGTTGCTCGCGGCAAGGTGACCCTGAATGGCAAAGACATCACCCAGGATTCGGTTCGCAAAGTGCTAGAAGCCGGAGTTTCTTTCATTCCCGAAGACCGCAAAAAAGACGGATTGGTTTCTGAGTTTTCGATTGCAGAAAACCTAATGTTGGATTCCTCTTATCGGTCCAGATTCACAAAGGGGCTCAACATAGACTTCCCGGCCCGTCGCAAAATAGCTGAGGATTTGGTGAAACGTTTTGACGTGCGAACCCCCAGCGCGCAGACTCTCGCCAGCAAGCTATCGGGTGGAAATCAGCAGAAGGTCGTGGTAGCTCGAGAGCTATCTCGCGATGGCAATCTGCTAATCGCAGCGCAACCTACGCGGGGTGTTGATGTCGGATCAATCGAATTTATTCACGAGCAGATTCTCGCTGAGCGGGACTCTGGCCGAGCGGTGATTTTAATTTCCACAGAGCTGGATGAGGTCCTGGCTTTGGCTGATCGAATAGCCGTGATGTATCGAGGAAAAATTGTCGGTATTGTGACCCCAGAAACCTCAAGAGAAAATCTCGGCAAAATGATGGCTGGAGTTGTAGCGTGA
- a CDS encoding ABC transporter permease: MSQTVEKDQRFAQALKEIFAGGATRTIISVILGFLVGAIFMIASNKEFIEGLGFFFSRPADALAAAGNVVATGYGALFRGAVFNADADTFVKAIRPLTESLRLGAPLIAAGLGIGLTFRVGLFNIGGTGQIISGMIFATFVATRLELPIVLHTIVAVIAAIIGSTLLGALIGFLKARTGAHEVILTIMFNYVMINLFTFILRTPELLKEGREGANPKADPAAETAIFPRLLGDDYALHWGLVLILVSVVVYWWLMERSTIGFRLRMVGHNADAAKTAGINVNRTFILAMALSAAFVGLAAANQTLGAASGVSPTSHSNIGFDAITVALLGGSSAPGILLAGLLFGAFKAGAPSMQVVGISPEVLAIVQGAIVLFIAAPPLIRAIFHLPKPQTSHVLGEFKDRLFRKRAAK, encoded by the coding sequence GTGAGCCAAACTGTAGAAAAAGACCAGCGTTTCGCACAAGCCCTGAAAGAGATCTTCGCGGGTGGCGCCACCCGCACAATCATCTCGGTGATCCTTGGATTCTTGGTCGGTGCAATCTTCATGATTGCGTCGAATAAGGAGTTCATCGAGGGGCTAGGTTTTTTCTTTTCTAGACCAGCCGACGCTCTGGCAGCTGCCGGAAATGTAGTCGCAACCGGTTATGGAGCGCTATTCCGCGGAGCTGTTTTCAACGCCGACGCCGACACTTTCGTGAAGGCCATCAGGCCACTAACCGAATCGCTGCGCCTGGGTGCCCCCCTTATCGCAGCGGGTCTTGGTATTGGCCTAACTTTCCGGGTGGGGCTATTCAACATTGGTGGGACCGGGCAGATCATCTCGGGCATGATTTTCGCAACCTTTGTGGCAACTCGCCTCGAGCTTCCAATCGTTTTGCACACCATCGTCGCAGTCATTGCGGCAATCATCGGATCTACGCTGTTGGGCGCTTTAATTGGTTTTTTGAAGGCGCGCACCGGTGCTCACGAGGTAATTCTCACCATCATGTTCAACTACGTGATGATCAACCTATTTACTTTCATCTTGCGTACGCCAGAGTTACTCAAGGAGGGGCGCGAGGGAGCGAATCCCAAGGCCGACCCGGCCGCCGAAACGGCAATATTCCCGAGACTACTCGGGGATGACTACGCACTCCACTGGGGTCTAGTGCTGATTTTGGTATCGGTAGTTGTCTACTGGTGGTTGATGGAGCGATCCACGATCGGATTCAGACTGCGCATGGTTGGCCATAATGCCGATGCTGCAAAAACTGCCGGAATTAACGTAAACCGAACTTTCATCTTGGCAATGGCGCTCTCAGCAGCCTTTGTTGGTCTTGCTGCCGCCAACCAAACCCTGGGCGCTGCGAGCGGGGTTTCACCCACCTCACACTCGAATATTGGATTTGACGCCATCACGGTTGCTCTCTTGGGCGGCTCTTCGGCTCCAGGAATTCTTTTGGCTGGATTGCTTTTTGGAGCCTTTAAGGCAGGGGCACCTTCAATGCAGGTGGTGGGAATCTCCCCGGAGGTGCTCGCAATTGTGCAGGGTGCAATTGTTTTGTTTATCGCCGCTCCACCATTGATTAGGGCGATTTTCCATCTTCCCAAGCCTCAAACTAGCCACGTTCTAGGTGAATTTAAAGATCGCCTCTTTAGAAAGAGGGCAGCGAAATGA
- a CDS encoding ABC transporter permease gives MNEILKAEKVGFKAPIVMGFLGAVVIVFFGFLGREGSVDFEISRRQDVIQVPALPVDSSLLGIIAGLLMLGTAGFALMRSMRNQRTPMWLSALYGLVGVTALLGWIAAGKSVPLAFIIGTALVLAVPIMLGAMGGIMSERSGVTNIAIEGQLLTGAFMAAVVSTISGNFYLGIFAAMFTSSLLSVILAVFAIKYLAQQIIVGVVLNVLVIGITNFLYQQWLTQDAQNVNFPGTLDIIRIPFLSDIPLLGPVLFENRLTVFAALIIVPALWYVLFKTKLGLRVRAVGENPLAADTVGINVGRTRFWWVTLGGAIAGLGGAALTIGDTGAFGREMSGGLGFIALAVVILGRWHPIYAALAALLFGFSIILRVWANQVSPGIPTEFITMVPYVVTIIAVVGFVGKSMPPKGLAIPYEKG, from the coding sequence ATGAATGAAATCCTAAAAGCTGAAAAAGTTGGATTCAAGGCTCCAATCGTGATGGGTTTCCTCGGGGCCGTTGTGATTGTTTTCTTCGGATTCTTGGGTCGAGAAGGCTCAGTGGATTTTGAAATCTCTCGGCGACAGGACGTCATTCAGGTGCCTGCGTTGCCGGTCGACTCATCCTTGCTGGGAATCATCGCCGGTCTTTTGATGCTCGGAACGGCCGGCTTTGCACTCATGAGGTCGATGCGAAATCAGCGCACGCCGATGTGGCTATCTGCTCTTTACGGACTGGTCGGAGTGACTGCTTTATTGGGCTGGATTGCTGCTGGCAAGTCGGTCCCATTGGCTTTCATAATTGGAACAGCGCTGGTATTGGCAGTGCCAATCATGTTGGGTGCGATGGGCGGAATCATGTCCGAGCGCTCGGGAGTGACCAACATCGCAATTGAGGGCCAATTACTAACGGGCGCCTTTATGGCTGCGGTGGTTTCTACCATCTCTGGTAATTTCTACCTTGGTATATTCGCCGCCATGTTCACGTCCTCTTTGCTTTCGGTAATCCTTGCGGTGTTCGCAATCAAATATCTTGCCCAGCAGATCATCGTGGGAGTTGTTCTAAACGTCTTGGTTATTGGAATCACGAACTTTTTATATCAGCAGTGGCTCACTCAAGACGCCCAGAATGTCAACTTCCCTGGAACCTTAGACATAATCAGGATTCCATTTTTGAGTGATATTCCACTGTTGGGTCCGGTTCTATTTGAGAACCGGTTGACGGTATTTGCAGCCCTAATCATTGTTCCTGCACTTTGGTACGTGTTGTTCAAGACCAAGCTGGGTCTCAGGGTTCGCGCTGTTGGGGAGAACCCGCTGGCTGCTGACACGGTGGGCATCAATGTTGGGCGAACCAGGTTCTGGTGGGTCACCTTGGGCGGGGCTATAGCGGGCTTGGGTGGTGCGGCTTTGACAATTGGAGATACTGGTGCCTTTGGGCGCGAAATGTCCGGTGGATTAGGTTTTATCGCGCTGGCGGTTGTCATTCTTGGTCGCTGGCACCCTATCTACGCCGCCTTGGCAGCATTGCTGTTCGGGTTCTCAATCATCCTGCGGGTTTGGGCCAATCAGGTAAGCCCTGGAATCCCAACCGAGTTCATCACCATGGTGCCCTATGTGGTAACCATCATCGCGGTGGTTGGGTTTGTTGGTAAATCAATGCCGCCTAAGGGGTTAGCTATCCCCTACGAGAAGGGTTAG
- a CDS encoding cytidine deaminase, translating to MDINWDQLHEAAKGALKNAYVPYSNFPVGAAALTDKGDVITGSNVENASYGLGLCAECSLVSELFRLGGGKIVAFACVDGHGNALMPCGRCRQLLYEHRAPGMLLATVSGIKTMAEVLPDAFGPEDLEIRK from the coding sequence TTGGACATCAACTGGGATCAGCTTCACGAGGCAGCTAAGGGCGCCCTCAAAAACGCCTACGTCCCCTATTCCAACTTTCCGGTCGGGGCGGCCGCTCTAACCGATAAAGGTGATGTGATCACCGGTTCGAATGTTGAGAACGCTTCTTATGGTCTGGGCCTATGCGCCGAATGTTCGTTGGTTTCGGAACTGTTTCGCTTGGGTGGCGGCAAGATCGTGGCATTCGCGTGTGTTGATGGACACGGTAATGCCCTGATGCCCTGCGGGCGCTGCCGACAGCTGCTATACGAACACCGAGCACCCGGGATGCTTTTGGCAACCGTTTCCGGGATCAAGACAATGGCTGAAGTTTTGCCCGATGCCTTCGGGCCCGAAGATTTGGAAATTAGAAAATGA
- a CDS encoding thymidine phosphorylase, whose protein sequence is MSFSAVELIIKKRERQELTSKEINWLVENYTSGVVADEQMSALAMAILLNGMDRREIKDLTMAMIASGERLDFSGLTAPTSDKHSTGGVGDKITLPLAPLVASYGVAVPQLSGRGLGHTGGTLDKLESIPGWQATLSNTELYSQLAEIGAVICAAGTGLAPADRKLYSLRDVTGTVEAIPLIASSIMSKKIAEGTSSLVLDVKVGSGAFMKTLDTAIELAQTLVQLGKDAGVNTSALLTDMSTPLGLKIGNALEVEESVEVLQGGGPADVVELTVELAKEMLKLAGLGDVDPSENLKNGKAFDKWRQMITAQGGDPDAELPKARHSHEVLATESGFITRLDALDVGVASWRLGAGRERKEDAVQFGAGVQLHAQLGDRVKKGEPLMTLFTDTEEKFARALGLAEQAVSISEQSSGARKLILHRIS, encoded by the coding sequence ATGAGTTTCAGCGCGGTAGAACTAATAATTAAAAAACGAGAGCGCCAAGAGCTCACTAGCAAAGAAATCAATTGGCTGGTCGAAAACTACACCTCTGGCGTGGTGGCAGATGAGCAGATGTCGGCGCTCGCAATGGCCATTTTGCTCAACGGCATGGATCGCCGAGAGATAAAAGACCTCACCATGGCAATGATTGCTAGCGGTGAGCGACTTGACTTCTCCGGACTCACCGCCCCCACCTCCGATAAGCACTCAACGGGGGGTGTTGGAGACAAGATTACGCTTCCACTGGCACCGCTAGTGGCATCCTATGGAGTTGCAGTGCCCCAGCTGAGTGGGCGTGGCCTAGGTCACACCGGTGGCACCCTAGACAAACTTGAGTCAATTCCTGGCTGGCAAGCGACCCTGTCTAACACCGAGCTCTACAGTCAGCTAGCTGAGATTGGTGCTGTGATATGCGCAGCTGGCACGGGTCTTGCTCCGGCTGACAGAAAGCTTTATTCGCTGCGTGATGTCACTGGGACAGTGGAGGCCATTCCATTGATTGCCTCCTCGATTATGTCGAAAAAAATTGCCGAGGGCACTAGCTCCTTGGTGCTAGATGTCAAGGTCGGCTCGGGTGCTTTTATGAAGACCCTCGACACTGCAATCGAGCTGGCTCAGACTTTGGTTCAGCTGGGCAAGGATGCCGGTGTAAATACCTCGGCGCTACTGACCGATATGTCAACTCCGTTGGGTCTCAAAATCGGAAACGCGCTAGAGGTTGAAGAATCCGTAGAGGTTCTCCAAGGTGGTGGGCCGGCCGATGTTGTGGAGCTAACGGTTGAGTTGGCCAAAGAAATGCTAAAGCTGGCTGGCTTGGGCGATGTCGATCCGAGCGAAAATCTCAAAAACGGCAAAGCGTTTGATAAGTGGCGCCAAATGATAACTGCCCAGGGTGGTGACCCGGATGCCGAGCTTCCAAAAGCTAGGCACTCGCACGAGGTATTGGCAACGGAGTCCGGATTTATCACGCGCCTAGATGCACTGGATGTTGGAGTGGCCTCTTGGCGCTTGGGCGCTGGCAGAGAGCGAAAAGAAGATGCCGTGCAGTTTGGCGCTGGCGTCCAATTGCACGCTCAGCTTGGGGATAGGGTGAAAAAGGGCGAACCCCTAATGACTCTATTCACCGATACCGAGGAAAAGTTTGCCAGAGCCCTGGGTCTTGCAGAGCAAGCAGTTTCCATTTCTGAGCAGTCAAGTGGTGCGCGTAAGCTGATCCTGCACCGCATTAGTTAG
- a CDS encoding adenosine deaminase: protein MDIQALPKISLHDHLDGGLRPQTIIELAAKIGHELPKSNAEELATWFIDSCNSGSLVRYLETFEHTVAVMQTKVGLERVAYEAVIDLAKENVIYAELRWAPEQHLAGGLSLDDTVTAVQDGLERGMADVEAKGGFIRTGQLIIAMRHTDRAMEIAHLAIKHRNDGVVGFDIAGEEAGFLPSLHKDAFDYLAKELFPVTVHAGEADGIESIRDAIYSGRALRLGHGVRLVEDIMFSRSEGDTDLVVLGEVAQWVHDRGITLEVSPSSNLQTGAFFMLGDTMADHPFDALYDLGFKVTVNTDNRLMSGTSLTRELEILVDTFGYDLGDLEQFQLNAAEAAFQGLTEREELMDMIEMGFAEAQVAQ, encoded by the coding sequence ATGGACATCCAGGCACTACCTAAAATCTCCCTTCACGACCACTTAGATGGTGGCCTGCGGCCCCAGACCATAATCGAGTTGGCTGCCAAAATCGGTCACGAGCTTCCAAAAAGTAATGCCGAGGAGCTGGCCACTTGGTTTATCGATTCCTGCAACTCTGGGTCTTTAGTGCGCTATTTGGAGACCTTTGAGCACACCGTCGCGGTGATGCAGACCAAGGTCGGACTAGAGCGAGTGGCCTATGAGGCAGTCATTGATTTAGCCAAGGAAAACGTAATCTACGCTGAGCTGCGCTGGGCACCAGAGCAGCACCTAGCGGGGGGTTTGAGCCTTGATGACACCGTAACTGCTGTTCAGGATGGCTTGGAGCGTGGCATGGCGGACGTAGAGGCGAAGGGCGGGTTTATTCGCACCGGTCAGCTCATAATCGCGATGCGGCACACAGACCGAGCCATGGAGATAGCGCATCTGGCGATAAAACATCGTAACGATGGTGTTGTCGGTTTCGATATCGCGGGCGAGGAGGCCGGATTCCTGCCCAGCCTTCACAAAGACGCTTTTGATTACCTAGCTAAGGAATTATTTCCGGTGACCGTTCATGCTGGCGAGGCCGACGGCATTGAGTCAATCAGAGATGCAATTTATTCCGGGCGGGCGCTTCGCTTGGGCCACGGAGTTCGCTTGGTGGAAGACATTATGTTTTCTCGGAGCGAGGGTGATACCGACTTGGTGGTTTTGGGTGAGGTTGCGCAGTGGGTTCACGATCGTGGCATAACCCTTGAGGTTTCGCCCTCTTCAAACTTGCAGACTGGCGCTTTTTTTATGCTTGGTGACACCATGGCAGACCACCCCTTTGATGCACTCTACGATTTGGGGTTCAAAGTTACTGTCAACACGGATAACCGCTTAATGAGTGGCACAAGCCTCACTCGGGAGCTAGAGATCCTGGTCGACACCTTCGGCTATGACTTAGGAGATCTGGAGCAGTTTCAGCTGAACGCGGCCGAGGCGGCTTTTCAGGGATTGACCGAGCGCGAAGAGCTTATGGACATGATTGAAATGGGTTTCGCTGAGGCCCAGGTTGCTCAGTAG
- a CDS encoding PTS sugar transporter subunit IIA, giving the protein MLSSAFGPNSIAIARERIDWVSAITQAIGLLQLDDRVGIAYLDEVLAANQELGPYFVVAPGIAIVHAKPSRSVKAVGFALLRLDYPVASGSHNDPVKLVFAFCAKDAESHLELLAEFATLLSSEGNVNLLLNASALSEIRDVINA; this is encoded by the coding sequence TTGCTCAGTAGCGCCTTCGGGCCTAATTCAATAGCCATTGCGCGTGAGCGCATCGACTGGGTTAGCGCTATCACCCAGGCCATTGGTTTATTGCAACTCGATGATCGAGTGGGGATTGCCTATCTCGACGAGGTGCTGGCCGCTAATCAAGAACTCGGACCTTATTTCGTAGTAGCCCCCGGGATAGCAATTGTTCACGCAAAGCCTTCAAGATCCGTGAAGGCGGTCGGCTTTGCACTATTGCGGCTGGATTACCCGGTTGCTTCGGGTTCCCATAATGACCCGGTGAAGCTGGTGTTTGCGTTTTGCGCGAAGGATGCCGAATCCCATCTTGAATTGCTTGCTGAGTTTGCGACCCTTTTATCGAGTGAAGGGAATGTAAACCTTTTATTAAATGCTTCCGCTTTGAGCGAGATAAGAGATGTCATCAACGCTTAG
- a CDS encoding PTS sugar transporter subunit IIB produces the protein MKIYAVCGAGIGTSVLLKANVDRVLAALGFEAEVHAVAISQALEDDSPAQIVMATPELLEKLKNVRSEVIAVNNIFDLAELEEKLRIALG, from the coding sequence ATGAAAATTTACGCAGTGTGCGGTGCCGGGATCGGCACCTCGGTCTTATTGAAGGCCAATGTTGATCGAGTTTTAGCGGCCTTAGGCTTCGAGGCTGAAGTGCACGCGGTAGCCATTTCCCAAGCCCTAGAGGATGACTCTCCGGCTCAGATTGTGATGGCGACTCCGGAGCTACTTGAAAAGCTCAAGAACGTTCGGTCCGAGGTAATCGCGGTGAACAACATTTTTGATCTGGCGGAGCTTGAGGAGAAGTTACGAATAGCGCTGGGCTAG
- a CDS encoding pyridoxamine 5'-phosphate oxidase family protein translates to MPQPGATDQTKLNRLSHKASNSQVELYSILDANLVAHVGIIFEDKPLVIPMAYGRVGNLVYLHGSSGSRLMRALADGPNLCVSVTELNAIKVARSTFNSGMHYRSVVIFGKAELVPDDLKDRALNAISNAMLPGRVQEVRPSTKKELAASLIISLSLDETSVKIAVNQDDDDPEDLGKGTWSGIIPFVTGIGEIVSADEEAQRLEIPESVREFRRGSPKAR, encoded by the coding sequence ATGCCACAGCCGGGAGCCACAGATCAGACCAAGCTCAATCGTTTGAGCCATAAGGCTTCAAACAGCCAAGTAGAGCTCTACTCCATTTTGGACGCCAACCTGGTTGCCCATGTTGGAATCATTTTTGAAGACAAACCGCTAGTGATCCCAATGGCCTATGGCCGAGTCGGCAACCTCGTTTATCTTCATGGCTCTTCCGGCTCCAGGCTCATGCGAGCCTTGGCTGACGGGCCCAATTTGTGCGTGAGTGTCACCGAACTGAATGCAATCAAAGTTGCCCGATCCACCTTTAACTCCGGTATGCATTATCGCTCGGTCGTGATTTTTGGAAAAGCCGAATTAGTGCCGGATGATTTGAAGGATCGAGCGTTGAACGCGATCAGCAACGCCATGCTGCCGGGGCGGGTCCAAGAGGTTAGGCCTTCAACCAAAAAAGAACTTGCCGCGAGCCTGATAATTTCATTATCCCTTGATGAGACCTCAGTGAAAATAGCCGTCAATCAAGACGACGATGATCCCGAGGACCTAGGCAAAGGCACCTGGTCGGGGATCATTCCATTTGTCACAGGCATTGGAGAGATAGTCTCGGCCGATGAGGAAGCGCAGCGGTTAGAGATTCCCGAGAGCGTTCGAGAGTTTAGGAGAGGTTCTCCAAAAGCTCGCTAG
- a CDS encoding phospho-sugar mutase, giving the protein MNLIPTAQAWLDQDPDPETRSELQKLISNNELAALEARFSSRLEFGTAGLRGELGAGPNRMNRVLVAQTALAIANFLKRNQSEYLDTTGSLSVVIGFDGRVNSDVFALDSAKIIAGAGIKVSLFDSPVPTPVAAFTGRGLRSSATIVVTASHNPPKDNGYKVFLGGATGGSQLVPPQDSEIANEINHVAAKLKFPEIPKSDDFQIIGQHEIDTYVKRAAELIPAEDSRRKDLRITYTAMHGVGHRVVKGILDLTGFDFQSVPKQQEPDGSFPTVAFPNPEEKGAMDLSFETASEFGSDLILANDPDADRLAVGIKSTDGFRMLTGDEVGLILADRMATLGKATVIANSLVSLDMSALAKHYGLEYQQTLTGFKWISKVPNLSYGYEEALGYCVDPEFTPDKDGITAALMIADLASELKASGSDLAEYLVELAGRYGHQKTGQVSIRVTDLGIIKNIMATVRQSPPIDLLGEACKSEDLALGVNFPATDGMILESRNARVVIRPSGTEPKLKCYLQYTGPSELVAQEKLNELSSWASELLENLS; this is encoded by the coding sequence ATGAATCTGATTCCTACCGCTCAAGCCTGGCTGGATCAGGACCCTGATCCAGAAACCCGCAGCGAGCTCCAGAAGCTAATTTCCAACAACGAGCTGGCTGCCTTGGAAGCTAGATTCTCCAGTCGGCTCGAGTTTGGGACGGCAGGACTCAGGGGTGAACTGGGTGCCGGACCAAATCGGATGAACCGAGTGTTAGTAGCTCAAACCGCTCTGGCAATCGCCAATTTCCTGAAGCGAAACCAGAGCGAGTATCTGGATACAACCGGGTCGCTTTCGGTGGTAATCGGTTTTGATGGCCGAGTGAACTCCGATGTCTTTGCGCTTGATTCGGCTAAAATTATCGCCGGTGCTGGCATCAAAGTAAGCCTGTTTGATTCGCCGGTCCCAACCCCGGTGGCCGCATTTACCGGCAGGGGACTGCGTTCAAGTGCCACGATCGTGGTGACCGCAAGCCACAACCCGCCAAAAGATAACGGCTACAAAGTCTTTCTAGGTGGCGCCACCGGCGGATCTCAGCTTGTGCCCCCGCAGGATTCTGAGATCGCAAATGAAATCAACCACGTGGCAGCTAAGCTCAAATTTCCCGAAATCCCAAAGTCGGATGATTTTCAAATCATTGGCCAGCACGAGATAGACACCTACGTAAAGCGCGCCGCTGAACTGATTCCAGCTGAAGATTCCAGACGTAAAGACCTTCGAATCACCTACACCGCGATGCACGGCGTGGGCCACCGAGTAGTAAAAGGGATTTTAGACCTAACCGGGTTTGATTTTCAGTCGGTCCCAAAGCAGCAAGAACCTGACGGCAGTTTTCCAACCGTGGCATTTCCAAACCCCGAGGAAAAAGGCGCGATGGACCTGAGCTTTGAGACTGCCTCAGAGTTTGGCTCGGATTTGATATTGGCGAATGATCCGGATGCTGACCGCCTGGCGGTTGGAATCAAATCCACCGACGGGTTCAGGATGCTGACTGGCGACGAAGTGGGGTTGATACTTGCCGACCGCATGGCAACCTTGGGCAAGGCAACTGTGATTGCCAACTCTTTGGTGTCGTTGGACATGAGTGCGCTTGCAAAGCACTACGGTCTTGAGTACCAGCAAACTCTGACCGGCTTTAAGTGGATCTCCAAGGTTCCGAACCTCTCTTACGGTTACGAAGAGGCTCTCGGCTACTGCGTTGACCCCGAATTCACCCCGGATAAGGATGGCATTACCGCCGCCCTGATGATTGCGGATTTGGCTTCAGAGCTGAAGGCCTCGGGCAGCGACCTTGCTGAATATCTAGTCGAGCTTGCAGGTCGGTATGGTCATCAGAAAACTGGTCAAGTATCGATTCGAGTAACCGATCTGGGGATTATCAAAAATATTATGGCGACGGTTAGGCAATCGCCTCCAATCGATTTGCTTGGCGAAGCTTGCAAGAGTGAGGATTTGGCTTTGGGGGTCAATTTCCCTGCAACAGACGGCATGATTCTTGAAAGCCGAAATGCTCGCGTGGTGATCAGGCCTTCAGGTACCGAGCCCAAGCTCAAGTGCTACCTGCAATACACCGGGCCCTCCGAATTAGTAGCCCAAGAAAAACTTAATGAACTCAGCTCCTGGGCTAGCGAGCTTTTGGAGAACCTCTCCTAA
- a CDS encoding purine-nucleoside phosphorylase: MVNPLYEQNANPFEIAQEAADQIAKISGIQSHDIALTLGSGWAKAADLLGETVSDIPASQIIGFSKPSVVGHVGTLRSVKLPNGKHALVIGARTHYYENHGVRSVVHSVRTAAKTGAKIMILTNGAGGIKRQWDGGAAVLISDHINLTANSPLEGANFVDLTDLYSKRLRDLAHEVDSSLDEGVYVQFRGPHYETPAEVQMAKILGGDIVGMSTALEAIAAREMGMEILGMSLITNLAAGIQSTPLNHAEVLEAGKNAEARISKLLAEIIKKF; encoded by the coding sequence ATGGTCAATCCCCTTTATGAACAAAACGCCAACCCCTTTGAAATCGCGCAAGAAGCAGCCGATCAGATAGCTAAAATTTCAGGAATTCAATCCCACGACATAGCCCTCACCCTGGGCTCCGGCTGGGCAAAAGCGGCCGACCTACTCGGTGAAACCGTGAGCGACATCCCCGCAAGTCAAATCATTGGGTTCTCTAAACCCTCAGTGGTTGGCCACGTTGGCACGCTTCGTTCTGTGAAGCTCCCAAATGGCAAGCACGCTCTGGTGATCGGGGCTAGAACCCACTATTACGAAAACCATGGGGTTCGCTCAGTGGTTCACTCGGTGCGCACGGCCGCAAAAACCGGCGCAAAGATAATGATTCTGACCAATGGCGCCGGCGGCATTAAGAGGCAGTGGGATGGTGGCGCGGCGGTTTTGATCTCTGACCACATAAACCTAACCGCAAACTCTCCGCTTGAGGGCGCAAATTTTGTTGACCTGACCGATCTTTACTCGAAGCGGCTTCGCGACCTGGCCCACGAGGTAGACAGCTCCTTGGATGAGGGGGTCTACGTACAATTCCGAGGCCCGCACTACGAAACACCAGCCGAGGTTCAGATGGCAAAGATTCTGGGTGGCGACATTGTAGGAATGTCGACTGCTCTGGAGGCGATAGCCGCAAGGGAAATGGGAATGGAGATACTTGGGATGTCCCTCATAACTAACCTTGCAGCCGGAATCCAAAGCACGCCGCTGAACCACGCCGAGGTCCTAGAGGCTGGCAAAAATGCCGAGGCGCGCATCTCCAAGCTCTTGGCAGAAATTATTAAGAAGTTCTGA